From the Leucobacter tenebrionis genome, one window contains:
- a CDS encoding molybdenum cofactor biosynthesis protein MoaE, producing MSEPLARITDETIDEAAVRAAVDAAECGAVVVFHGVVRDHDGGERVRALDYSSHPDAQRFIADIVAEEQRRSGVRLAAVHRIGALAIGDAALVAAASAPHRREAFEAVEQLVERIKHEVPIWKRQHYADGVSDWVGL from the coding sequence ATGTCTGAACCGCTGGCGAGGATCACCGACGAGACCATCGACGAGGCAGCGGTGCGGGCCGCGGTCGATGCTGCGGAGTGCGGTGCAGTGGTCGTGTTCCACGGTGTCGTGCGAGACCACGACGGCGGTGAGCGAGTGCGCGCGCTCGACTACAGCTCGCACCCCGACGCCCAACGCTTCATCGCGGATATCGTCGCGGAGGAGCAGCGTCGGTCGGGGGTGCGACTCGCGGCAGTGCACCGGATCGGCGCACTCGCCATCGGCGACGCCGCGCTCGTCGCAGCCGCCTCCGCCCCGCACCGCCGCGAGGCCTTCGAGGCCGTCGAGCAGCTGGTCGAGCGTATCAAGCATGAAGTGCCGATCTGGAAGCGCCAGCACTATGCCGACGGCGTCTCCGACTGGGTGGGGCTGTAA
- the selB gene encoding selenocysteine-specific translation elongation factor, whose amino-acid sequence MYVVATAGHVDHGKSTLVRALTGMEPDRLAEERRRGLTIDLGFAWTRLPSGREVAFVDVPGHERFLANMLAGVGPAPVVCFVVAADKGWQEQSSDHRDAIAALGIEHGIVVITRADRAPDRVSETIEQTRIALVGTPLEHAPVVVSALPADESAGTAGLGELVARLDEVLAAAPAPDAAARVRLWIDRSFTIRGAGTVVTGSLTAGTLHQGDRLQLVGESGARTTAVRGLHSRNAAATSVAPHARVAVNLRDVVADSVHRGDALVTPDAWPIVDVIDVRRTTGSGFSDAPQQLVMHIGTAAVQARLRPLGDDHARLALARPLPLQLGDRLVLRSPGSRFVFAGALVLDADPPALTRRGDGARRAAALAARSETGDAAVEVERRGAMPVECLRRLGLRGLDAVPEGIAAVGRDGGWWVHPPALDRWARRLREAVAEKLRADPLSPGLAEGAAADALLRAEPPLPDASLLPLVVRRAGLESRSGALRPPGVGVDLGAAEAGIARLERRLREHPFAAPEADELSALRLGARELAAAERAGRLLRLGGGIVLLPAAPAEAMRRLSSLEQPFTTSEARRALDTTRRVAIPLLEHLDARGWTRRIDGVQRTVVR is encoded by the coding sequence ATGTACGTCGTCGCCACCGCCGGCCACGTCGATCACGGCAAATCGACGCTCGTGCGCGCGCTCACCGGCATGGAGCCCGACCGCCTCGCCGAGGAGCGGCGGCGCGGGCTGACGATCGACCTCGGCTTCGCGTGGACGCGGCTGCCCTCGGGGCGCGAGGTCGCCTTCGTCGACGTGCCGGGGCACGAGCGCTTCCTCGCGAACATGCTCGCGGGCGTGGGCCCCGCCCCGGTCGTGTGCTTCGTCGTCGCCGCCGACAAGGGCTGGCAGGAGCAATCGTCGGATCATCGCGACGCGATAGCGGCTCTCGGCATCGAGCACGGCATCGTGGTGATCACGCGGGCGGATCGGGCCCCGGATCGGGTCTCGGAAACGATCGAGCAGACCCGGATCGCCCTGGTCGGCACCCCGCTCGAGCACGCGCCCGTGGTGGTCTCGGCGCTGCCGGCCGATGAGTCGGCGGGCACGGCCGGGCTGGGAGAGCTCGTCGCACGGCTCGACGAGGTGCTCGCCGCCGCTCCCGCCCCCGACGCCGCCGCGCGCGTGCGATTGTGGATCGACCGCTCGTTCACGATCAGGGGGGCCGGCACGGTGGTGACGGGAAGCCTCACCGCGGGCACGCTGCACCAGGGGGACCGCTTGCAGCTCGTCGGCGAGAGCGGGGCGCGGACGACAGCAGTGCGCGGGCTCCACAGTCGGAACGCCGCCGCGACCTCGGTGGCGCCGCACGCCCGCGTGGCGGTGAACCTGCGAGACGTGGTCGCCGACAGTGTGCACCGCGGAGATGCGCTCGTGACACCCGACGCCTGGCCGATCGTCGACGTGATCGACGTGCGGCGCACGACGGGGTCGGGCTTCTCCGACGCGCCCCAGCAGCTGGTGATGCACATCGGCACGGCCGCGGTGCAGGCGCGCCTGCGGCCGCTCGGCGACGACCACGCGCGGCTCGCCCTCGCGCGGCCGCTGCCCCTGCAGCTCGGCGACCGTCTCGTGCTGCGCAGCCCGGGCAGCCGCTTCGTGTTCGCGGGAGCGCTGGTGCTCGACGCGGACCCCCCGGCCCTCACGAGGCGCGGCGACGGAGCGCGGAGGGCGGCCGCGCTCGCCGCACGGTCGGAGACGGGAGACGCCGCAGTCGAGGTGGAGCGCCGAGGCGCGATGCCGGTCGAGTGTCTGCGCCGGCTGGGGCTGCGCGGACTCGATGCGGTGCCCGAGGGGATCGCCGCGGTGGGGCGCGACGGGGGCTGGTGGGTGCATCCGCCCGCACTGGACCGTTGGGCGCGCCGGTTGCGCGAGGCGGTGGCCGAGAAGCTTCGCGCGGATCCGCTCTCGCCGGGCCTGGCGGAGGGCGCGGCGGCCGACGCGCTGCTGCGCGCCGAGCCGCCGCTGCCGGATGCCTCGCTGCTGCCGCTCGTGGTGCGCCGTGCGGGGCTCGAGTCTCGCTCGGGGGCGCTGCGGCCGCCGGGAGTCGGCGTGGATCTCGGGGCGGCCGAGGCCGGGATCGCGCGGCTCGAGCGGCGTCTGCGCGAGCACCCCTTCGCGGCCCCGGAGGCCGACGAGCTCTCGGCGCTGCGACTCGGTGCTCGGGAGCTGGCGGCGGCCGAGCGCGCCGGCCGCCTGCTGCGGCTCGGCGGTGGGATCGTGCTGCTGCCCGCGGCGCCGGCGGAGGCGATGCGCCGGCTCTCGTCGCTGGAGCAGCCGTTCACCACGAGCGAGGCGCGGCGCGCGCTCGACACCACGCGCCGGGTGGCGATCCCGCTGCTCGAGCACCTCGACGCGCGGGGATGGACGCGGCGCATCGACGGAGTGCAGAGGACGGTCGTCCGTTAG
- the modA gene encoding molybdate ABC transporter substrate-binding protein encodes MKANAPAHALRFGALLLASGLAAALAGCGASAGPDPDLRVSQETEPAASEASGDLTVYAAASLEPAFEEIGGWFVEEHPEASLEFSYDGSSVLATQILSGAPADVFASADAPNMEKITAEGLNDGEPIGFATSELAIAVAPGNPLGIESLTDLAGSGDDAPVTVLCAAEVPCGNAARALLERDGVELDPASEEQNVTAVLTKVREGEADAGLVYRSDVLRARGEVEGVEIEHASDAAGDYLIVPVAGSDAPDTAAAFAEFLRSERPQQLLADLGFGPAR; translated from the coding sequence ATGAAGGCGAACGCTCCCGCGCACGCGCTGCGGTTCGGCGCGCTGCTGCTCGCCTCGGGCCTCGCTGCGGCGCTCGCCGGGTGCGGCGCGAGTGCGGGTCCGGATCCCGACCTCCGCGTATCTCAGGAAACCGAACCGGCGGCCTCGGAGGCCAGCGGCGACCTCACGGTGTACGCCGCGGCGTCGCTCGAGCCGGCGTTCGAGGAGATCGGCGGCTGGTTCGTCGAAGAGCATCCCGAGGCCTCGCTCGAGTTCTCGTACGACGGCTCCTCGGTGCTCGCGACGCAGATCCTGAGCGGTGCCCCGGCGGACGTCTTCGCCTCGGCCGACGCGCCGAACATGGAGAAGATCACGGCCGAGGGTCTGAACGACGGCGAACCCATCGGCTTCGCCACGAGCGAGCTCGCGATCGCGGTCGCTCCGGGCAACCCGCTGGGCATCGAGTCGCTCACCGACCTCGCGGGATCGGGCGATGATGCCCCGGTGACGGTGCTCTGCGCCGCCGAGGTGCCCTGCGGCAACGCAGCGCGCGCGCTGCTCGAGCGCGACGGGGTCGAGCTCGATCCCGCGAGCGAGGAGCAGAACGTCACCGCCGTGCTCACCAAGGTGCGCGAGGGCGAGGCCGACGCCGGGCTCGTGTACCGCTCCGACGTGCTGCGCGCTCGGGGCGAGGTCGAGGGCGTCGAGATCGAGCACGCGTCGGACGCGGCCGGCGACTACTTGATCGTGCCCGTCGCCGGATCCGACGCCCCCGATACCGCCGCTGCCTTCGCCGAGTTCCTCCGCTCCGAGCGCCCGCAGCAGCTCCTCGCCGACCTGGGCTTCGGGCCCGCACGCTGA
- the moaA gene encoding GTP 3',8-cyclase MoaA, with the protein MRSDERETGTGPGVRRLPSTGLSDARGRPLRDLRISVTDRCNFRCVYCMPKEIFGRDYQFLDRSEILSFEEIERLARIGASLGVVKLRITGGEPLLRRGIEDLIARLAAIRTPDGHPLDLALTTNGSALPMKAEALRAAGLRRVTVSLDSLDDARFRAVNDVRFPVQRVLDGIDAANAAGLSPVKINTVLKRGVNDDEILPLAERFRGTGHPLRFIEYMDVGSSNGWRLDDVVPSAEVVRRIDEVHPLEPMAPAAPGETAKRWRYRDGAGEIGVISSVTGAFCGDCSRARVSAEGRLFTCLFASSGFDLRSLLRSGASDAEVARALSGLWERRDDRYSELRGLSTAGEAPARIEMSYIGG; encoded by the coding sequence ATGCGATCGGATGAGCGGGAAACGGGAACCGGGCCCGGGGTGCGTCGACTCCCCTCGACCGGCCTTTCGGACGCCCGGGGCAGGCCCCTGCGCGATCTGCGAATCTCGGTGACCGACCGCTGCAACTTCCGCTGCGTCTACTGCATGCCCAAGGAGATATTCGGGCGCGACTACCAGTTTCTCGACCGCTCCGAGATCCTGAGCTTCGAGGAGATCGAGCGGCTGGCGCGCATCGGCGCATCCCTCGGCGTCGTCAAGCTGCGGATCACCGGTGGCGAACCGCTGCTGCGGCGCGGTATCGAGGATCTCATCGCGCGACTCGCCGCGATCCGGACTCCCGACGGGCATCCGCTCGACCTGGCGCTGACGACGAACGGATCGGCGCTGCCGATGAAAGCCGAGGCGCTGCGAGCCGCCGGACTGCGCCGAGTCACCGTGTCGCTCGACTCGCTCGACGACGCGCGGTTCCGCGCGGTCAACGACGTGCGATTCCCCGTGCAGCGCGTGCTCGACGGCATCGACGCTGCGAATGCGGCAGGGCTCTCGCCCGTGAAGATCAACACCGTGCTCAAGCGGGGGGTGAACGACGACGAGATCCTGCCCCTCGCCGAGCGCTTCCGCGGCACCGGCCACCCGCTGCGGTTCATCGAATACATGGACGTGGGATCCTCGAACGGCTGGCGCCTCGACGACGTGGTGCCCTCAGCCGAGGTGGTGCGCCGCATCGATGAGGTCCATCCGCTCGAACCGATGGCCCCGGCCGCGCCTGGTGAGACGGCGAAGCGTTGGCGGTATCGCGACGGCGCCGGTGAGATCGGGGTGATCTCGAGCGTCACGGGGGCGTTCTGCGGCGACTGCTCGCGCGCTCGCGTGTCGGCAGAGGGGAGGCTCTTCACCTGCCTCTTCGCCTCGAGCGGCTTCGATCTGCGGTCGCTGCTGCGCTCGGGCGCATCCGACGCCGAGGTGGCGCGGGCGCTGTCGGGGCTGTGGGAACGGCGGGACGACCGGTACTCGGAGCTGCGCGGCCTGAGCACCGCGGGGGAGGCCCCGGCCCGTATCGAGATGTCGTACATCGGGGGCTGA
- a CDS encoding ThiF family adenylyltransferase gives MPSDDPARPAPLVEPAASLPPERLRRAQRQLPLPGFGETAQARLHAARVLVIGAGGLGSASVPYLAGAGVGTIGIVDDDEVELSNLHRQIAHGTADLGRPKTASLADAVNRLDPGARVEQHRIRLDSSNALELFERYDLVIDGSDNFATRYLANDAAELTGRPLVWGAILQYHGQLGVAWHRYGPGYRDLFPSPPPPDDVMDCGTGGVLPGLCGTIGSLLATEALKLITGLGESLIGRVLLYDALAASFRELPYRRDSQASPVSELVDYERFCDGADPLPAAVSAEVLASELATGNPPRLLDVRTPSEHAARRIVGSTAAPLDQLESENAALGIATGPGPVTVYCERDPRSIRAARLLAERGVEVRYLRGGVTALAAVAPQLLEGHDV, from the coding sequence ATGCCCTCCGACGATCCCGCACGGCCGGCGCCGCTCGTCGAGCCGGCCGCCTCGCTCCCGCCCGAGCGGCTGCGACGCGCTCAACGCCAGCTCCCGCTGCCCGGATTCGGGGAGACGGCTCAGGCGCGTCTGCACGCGGCGCGCGTGCTGGTCATCGGCGCCGGAGGGCTCGGCAGCGCGAGCGTGCCGTACCTCGCGGGCGCGGGAGTGGGCACGATCGGCATCGTCGACGACGACGAGGTCGAGCTCTCGAACCTCCACCGCCAGATCGCGCACGGAACCGCCGACCTCGGACGCCCGAAGACGGCCTCGCTCGCTGACGCGGTGAACCGCCTCGACCCCGGCGCGCGCGTCGAGCAGCATCGCATCAGGCTCGACTCCTCGAACGCCCTCGAACTGTTCGAGCGCTACGACCTGGTCATCGACGGCAGCGACAACTTCGCCACCCGCTACCTCGCGAACGACGCGGCAGAGCTCACCGGCAGACCGCTCGTCTGGGGTGCGATTCTGCAGTACCACGGGCAGCTCGGGGTCGCCTGGCACCGCTACGGCCCCGGCTACCGAGACCTCTTCCCGTCGCCGCCTCCGCCGGACGATGTGATGGACTGCGGCACCGGAGGCGTGCTGCCCGGCCTGTGCGGCACGATCGGCTCCCTCCTCGCGACCGAGGCCCTCAAACTGATCACGGGTCTGGGCGAATCGCTCATCGGACGCGTGCTGCTCTACGACGCACTCGCCGCCTCCTTCCGCGAGCTGCCGTACCGGCGGGACTCGCAGGCATCGCCCGTGTCGGAGCTCGTCGACTACGAGCGGTTCTGCGACGGAGCCGATCCGCTGCCCGCGGCGGTGTCGGCCGAGGTGCTCGCCTCGGAACTCGCCACCGGGAATCCGCCGCGACTTCTCGACGTGCGCACACCCTCGGAGCACGCCGCGCGACGCATCGTCGGTTCGACGGCAGCGCCCCTCGATCAGCTCGAATCCGAGAATGCCGCGCTCGGGATCGCCACCGGGCCGGGCCCCGTCACCGTGTACTGCGAACGCGATCCGCGATCCATCCGCGCCGCCCGCCTGCTCGCCGAGCGAGGCGTCGAGGTCCGCTACCTGCGAGGCGGAGTGACCGCTCTCGCCGCCGTCGCACCGCAGCTGCTGGAGGGGCACGATGTCTGA
- a CDS encoding apolipoprotein A1/A4/E family protein: MSPDILATILSAVGVLLAMAGGFGWVITRFDSRLDAGLSGLEQRLSARIDGVEACNEETGRRLSARIDGVESGLEQRLSARIDALDVRLSDRIDGVETGLEQRLSARIDALDARLSTRIDALSDEVGGLRGDVTELKVAVARLEGPARPPLLMLG; this comes from the coding sequence GTGTCCCCGGATATCCTCGCTACGATCCTGAGCGCAGTCGGAGTGCTGCTCGCGATGGCCGGCGGGTTCGGGTGGGTCATCACCCGATTCGACTCGCGCCTCGACGCGGGCCTCAGCGGGTTGGAGCAGCGGTTGTCGGCGCGGATCGACGGGGTCGAGGCGTGCAATGAAGAGACGGGGCGCCGCCTGTCGGCGCGGATCGATGGGGTCGAGTCTGGGCTGGAGCAGCGTCTGTCGGCTCGGATCGATGCGTTGGACGTGCGGTTGTCGGATCGGATCGACGGGGTGGAAACCGGGCTGGAGCAGCGTCTGTCGGCACGGATCGACGCGTTGGACGCACGGTTGTCGACCCGGATCGACGCGCTCTCGGATGAGGTCGGCGGGCTGCGTGGAGACGTGACCGAGCTGAAGGTCGCGGTCGCCCGACTGGAGGGGCCCGCGCGTCCGCCGTTGCTCATGCTGGGGTGA
- a CDS encoding ABC transporter ATP-binding protein: MAVARGNFLLEVSLEVAPGEILGVIGPNGAGKSTLLGAVAGTLPLSSGRIELGGRCLSRSEEGAAEVFLPRSARRVGHLDQRARLFPHLDAAANIAFGPRSQRVPRSRAASLAREWLERVGLEGRGDARETELSGGQQQRVAIARTLAADPDLLLLDEPFAALDVASAQQLRVLVASEIRRLGVPAMLVTHDPVDLIALADRVMVIEEGRIAQLGSVAEVLAAPATDFAAEFSGRVLLRGTAAEDGSLQLSGAPVEGIRGSGSLPGPGHPAVASFDPVAVRVSPLAGPGSDLGPGPGVFSASAASSHGPGDGAGAIWDGTVSALAASRTGVRLEFEEWPGFVAEVPVSRALDPEIAPGARVRIELSAAEVRFAVPAS; encoded by the coding sequence GTGGCGGTCGCTCGGGGGAACTTCCTCCTGGAAGTCTCGCTCGAGGTCGCTCCGGGGGAGATCCTCGGGGTGATCGGGCCGAACGGTGCGGGTAAGTCGACGCTGCTCGGCGCCGTCGCGGGGACGCTGCCGCTCAGCAGCGGCCGCATCGAGCTCGGCGGGCGCTGCCTGAGCCGCAGCGAGGAGGGCGCCGCCGAGGTATTCCTCCCACGATCCGCGAGGCGGGTGGGCCACCTCGATCAGCGAGCGAGGCTCTTCCCGCACCTCGACGCCGCCGCCAACATCGCGTTCGGGCCCCGCTCTCAGCGGGTGCCGCGGTCGCGGGCGGCGAGCCTCGCTCGCGAGTGGCTCGAGCGGGTGGGCCTCGAGGGCCGCGGCGACGCGCGAGAGACGGAGCTCTCGGGCGGCCAGCAGCAGCGGGTGGCCATCGCGCGCACGCTCGCGGCCGATCCGGATCTGCTGCTGCTCGACGAGCCTTTCGCCGCGCTCGATGTCGCGAGTGCGCAGCAACTGCGCGTCCTCGTCGCATCCGAGATCCGCCGGCTCGGGGTGCCCGCGATGCTCGTCACCCACGATCCGGTCGACCTCATCGCATTGGCCGATCGGGTGATGGTGATCGAGGAGGGGAGGATCGCGCAGCTCGGCTCGGTCGCCGAGGTGCTCGCGGCGCCCGCGACCGACTTCGCGGCGGAGTTCTCGGGGCGGGTGCTGCTGCGGGGCACCGCGGCGGAGGACGGCTCGCTGCAGCTGAGCGGTGCGCCCGTCGAGGGGATCCGCGGATCCGGATCCCTGCCCGGCCCCGGCCATCCTGCGGTGGCGAGTTTCGACCCCGTCGCGGTGCGGGTGAGCCCGCTCGCCGGTCCCGGATCCGACCTCGGACCCGGCCCCGGGGTCTTCTCGGCCTCGGCGGCCTCGTCGCACGGGCCCGGTGACGGGGCCGGCGCGATCTGGGACGGCACCGTGTCCGCACTCGCTGCGAGCCGCACCGGCGTGCGCCTCGAGTTCGAGGAGTGGCCCGGGTTCGTCGCGGAGGTGCCGGTGAGTCGCGCGCTCGATCCGGAGATCGCTCCCGGGGCGCGAGTGCGCATCGAGTTGAGCGCCGCCGAGGTGCGGTTCGCGGTTCCGGCCTCGTGA
- a CDS encoding cysteine desulfurase family protein: MSQQAYLDHNGTTPVAREALEAMLPYLTERFGNPSSSTSQGLAARSAVEKAREQLAALIGAHPDEIVFTSGGTEANNLAIRGAAVLSPQRRLLTSVVEHPATDRPVGGLEREGWEVRRLAVDSEGRVDPGAVPAGALGIGTLILAQNEVGTIQPIAEVADRVRAAGGVMHADAAQAAGKIPVSVDGLGVDLLSIAGHKLYAPKGVGALYVRRGTPIAPVLVGAGQERGLRPGTENVAGIVALGAAAELAGELLDAESARQLHLRELLWERLVAGLPQLVRVSPADGCLPNTLMVAVPGHIGGEVLDRAPEVGASTGSACHSGTHTPSTTLIEMGLDPDLALGALRLSLGRATTEPEVAAAADALIAAVNAG; encoded by the coding sequence ATGTCGCAGCAGGCCTACCTCGATCACAACGGCACCACACCGGTCGCGCGGGAGGCACTCGAAGCGATGCTCCCGTACCTCACGGAGCGCTTCGGCAACCCCTCGAGCTCGACCTCTCAGGGACTCGCGGCTCGTAGCGCCGTCGAGAAGGCCCGCGAGCAACTCGCGGCGCTCATCGGCGCGCACCCTGACGAGATCGTCTTCACCTCGGGCGGCACCGAGGCGAACAACCTCGCGATCCGGGGTGCCGCCGTGCTCTCCCCGCAGCGGAGGCTGCTGACCTCGGTGGTCGAGCACCCGGCCACAGATCGACCGGTGGGCGGGCTCGAACGCGAAGGCTGGGAGGTCCGCAGGCTCGCCGTCGACTCCGAGGGGCGCGTCGATCCCGGTGCAGTGCCTGCCGGGGCGCTGGGGATCGGGACCCTGATCCTCGCGCAGAACGAGGTCGGCACGATCCAGCCGATCGCCGAGGTCGCGGATCGGGTGCGCGCCGCCGGCGGCGTCATGCACGCCGACGCAGCCCAGGCGGCCGGGAAGATCCCCGTCTCGGTCGACGGGCTCGGAGTCGACCTGCTGAGCATCGCCGGCCACAAGCTCTACGCACCCAAGGGCGTGGGCGCGCTCTACGTGCGGCGCGGCACGCCGATCGCGCCCGTGCTCGTCGGCGCGGGGCAGGAGCGGGGGCTGCGGCCGGGGACCGAGAACGTGGCGGGGATCGTCGCGCTCGGGGCCGCCGCCGAGTTGGCCGGCGAGCTGCTCGACGCCGAATCCGCCCGCCAACTGCATTTACGGGAGTTGCTCTGGGAGCGCCTGGTCGCGGGCCTCCCGCAGCTGGTGCGTGTCAGCCCGGCCGACGGATGTCTGCCGAACACGCTCATGGTGGCGGTCCCGGGGCACATCGGCGGTGAGGTGCTGGATCGGGCACCCGAGGTCGGCGCCTCCACTGGCAGCGCCTGTCACTCGGGGACCCACACGCCCTCGACTACCCTCATCGAGATGGGACTCGATCCCGACCTCGCGCTCGGAGCGTTGCGACTCTCGCTGGGCCGCGCAACGACCGAGCCAGAGGTCGCGGCCGCCGCGGACGCGCTGATCGCGGCAGTGAACGCCGGCTGA
- a CDS encoding ABC transporter permease, translating into MRKAQQTQRVRLPAGVLLPAAIGAAVLLLPLGALLLRIDWATVPATLAAPGTREALALSLGTATVATGLCFLLGVPLALVIARTEGALAAVLRACVTLPLVLPPLVGGLALLSLLGRGGLLGDWLFGIGIRIPFTTAAVVLAQTFVALPFLVISVEGALRGQGSSYERVAESLGARPWTVLRRVTLPLLAPSLIAGGILCFTRALGEFGATALFAGNAAGSTRTVPLAIYTAFNGAGVSQDTALTLSLLLVLVAIVALLCMRSRDARGAL; encoded by the coding sequence GTGCGGAAGGCGCAGCAGACGCAGCGCGTGCGGCTCCCCGCCGGTGTGCTGCTTCCGGCCGCGATCGGCGCGGCGGTGCTGCTGCTTCCGCTCGGAGCCCTGCTGCTGCGCATCGACTGGGCGACCGTTCCCGCGACGCTCGCCGCCCCCGGAACGCGCGAGGCGCTCGCGCTCTCGCTCGGCACTGCGACGGTCGCGACCGGGCTCTGCTTTCTACTCGGCGTGCCCCTCGCGCTCGTGATCGCGCGCACCGAGGGCGCACTCGCCGCGGTGCTGCGCGCCTGCGTCACGCTGCCGCTCGTACTGCCCCCGCTCGTGGGGGGACTCGCGCTGCTGAGCCTGCTCGGGCGCGGGGGGCTGCTCGGGGACTGGCTGTTCGGGATCGGGATCCGCATCCCCTTCACGACCGCCGCCGTGGTCCTCGCGCAGACCTTCGTCGCGCTGCCCTTTCTCGTGATCTCGGTGGAGGGGGCGTTGCGGGGGCAGGGGAGCAGCTACGAGCGTGTGGCCGAGAGCCTGGGAGCGCGCCCGTGGACCGTGCTGCGCCGCGTGACTCTTCCGCTGCTCGCCCCCAGCCTCATCGCGGGAGGCATCCTCTGCTTCACCCGCGCGCTGGGGGAGTTCGGCGCGACCGCGCTCTTCGCGGGTAACGCTGCGGGCAGCACCCGCACCGTGCCGCTCGCGATCTACACCGCGTTCAACGGCGCCGGCGTCTCCCAGGACACGGCGCTGACTCTTTCGCTGCTGCTCGTGCTGGTCGCGATCGTCGCCCTGCTGTGCATGCGCTCGCGGGACGCTCGGGGTGCGCTGTGA
- a CDS encoding MoaD/ThiS family protein: protein MTGITVRYFAAAADAAGTAQEEVLLSAPATLDALRAELADRHGAAMLRVLRSGSFLVDGEVRRDGGEIGAGPGGTVVDVLPPFAGG from the coding sequence ATGACGGGCATCACGGTTCGGTACTTCGCCGCGGCGGCCGACGCGGCGGGCACGGCGCAGGAGGAAGTGCTGCTGAGTGCGCCGGCGACGCTCGACGCGCTGCGGGCGGAGCTCGCGGATCGGCACGGCGCCGCGATGCTGCGGGTGCTGCGCAGCGGGTCCTTTCTCGTCGACGGCGAGGTGCGACGCGACGGCGGGGAGATCGGCGCCGGTCCCGGCGGAACTGTCGTCGACGTGCTCCCGCCGTTCGCCGGCGGATGA
- a CDS encoding TOBE domain-containing protein: protein MTRYRVREAAQLIGVSDDTIRRWVTQGLLDADTDEAGLQVIEGVSLAERAKQLAPETDDAGPVLRSARNRFTGIVTRVEADGVVAVVEAQCGPHRLVSIMTREAVEELGLDVGSRATAIVKATNVIIETPRRDAE, encoded by the coding sequence ATGACGCGCTACCGGGTTCGCGAGGCCGCACAGCTGATCGGGGTCAGCGATGACACGATCCGCCGCTGGGTGACGCAGGGACTGCTCGACGCCGACACCGATGAGGCGGGCCTGCAGGTGATCGAGGGCGTATCCCTGGCTGAGCGGGCGAAGCAGCTGGCACCGGAGACCGACGACGCGGGACCGGTGCTGCGCAGTGCCCGCAACCGCTTCACGGGTATCGTCACCCGAGTCGAAGCGGACGGCGTGGTCGCGGTTGTCGAGGCGCAGTGCGGCCCGCACCGGCTCGTGTCGATCATGACGAGGGAGGCCGTCGAAGAGCTCGGTCTCGACGTCGGCTCGCGGGCGACGGCGATCGTCAAAGCCACGAACGTGATCATCGAGACTCCCCGGAGGGATGCCGAATGA